TATTATGTCATCAAGTTCAATCACATCATTTATCAAAAACAGAATACCCTTTTCGATGGCAGAGTTAATCCCGTTTTGATCAATATAATCAGATGAGACAGAATAACTTTTAGAAAAAAAAGCAGTTTTTTTGATTTTTTCGTATAGTTCTTCTCTTTTTGAAGGTGTTAATTTTTTTGAATCCCTTACTTTTGATACCCAATCAAAATCGGGTTTCTCGAAGAAGCTTTTCGAAAAACCCACCCCACCGATGAAAACAGGACCTGCAATTGCTCCACGTCCTGCCTCATCAATACCAATAACAATGTCATATTGTTCGAAAAAACTCTTTTCAAAAGAAAAAGTCAGTTGACTATGAAAATTCAATTATTGATAAACTTCTTTCACTTTTGCGGATTTTCCTATTTTTTCTCGTAAGTAATATAGTCTTGCTCTTCGGACTTTTCCTTTTTTTACTAATTCAATATTAGCTATCCATGGGCTATGATAGGGAAATGTTCTTTCTACCCCCACACCATGTGATATTCTACGAACTGTGAAAGTTTTGTTAAGATCCTCACCTCTTATGCGAATAACGGTTCCTTCAAATATTTGGATTCGTTCTTTGTCTCCTTCTTTTATAATGGTGTGGACCCTGATAGTGTCCCCAGGACGAAAATCAACCCATTTCTTTTTTTCAAATAAGGGCGATTTTTTAACTTTGATGGGTTTTCCATTGATGAAAATCTTAGAATGTTCTGTTTTTTCTTTTGTAGTGTCTTCTTGAGTTCCTTCAGATAATTGTTCTTGGTTATTCACCTCTTGTTGACTATTCATTGGTTCTGTGTTCATTTTTAAGACCCCTAAGATTGAGATTCCATCGAAGTTTTCTTCTGTTGGTTCTTTCCAAACTTTTTTCTTTACGCCACTTGTCAATAAGACTGTGATTTCCAGATAACAAAATTTCTGGAACTTTCCAACCTTTGTATTCTCTTGGCTTTGTATATTGAGGGTATTCCAACAATTTTTTTTCTTCTTTGTATTCTAAAGAAAAACTTTCTTCTTCTAAGCTTTGAGGTTTTCCTACAAAACCGGGTAAATACCTCATAAATGCATCGATAAAGCATAGAATTGCTAAATCACCTGAATTCAAAACAAAATCACCAATACTTACCTCCAGATCAACCAAGTGATCTAAAATTCTTTGATCAAAACCTTCATAATAACCACTCAAAAAAGTAAGTCCATGGATTTGGTTTTTTTTTAACTCATCATGCAAAGATAAGATAAAATCCTGGGTTAACAAAATTCCCCCTGGTGTCATAGCAATCACTGGGTAAGAATTCTCAAATGATCGTAGAGCTCGATCTACTGGCTCAATTCTTAAGATCATCCCCGTGCCACCGCCAAAAGGCTTTCCATCAATGATCTTTTTCTTGTTTTTGACTATGGCAAAATCAAGAAGATTGGCTATGCGATAATTAATGATTTGATTTTTGAGGGCTCTTTTGGGCAGACCTGTATGGAAATAAGCTTCAAAACGTTCCGGAAAAAGCGTTATGATTTGAAATAAAAACATTAAGTCTCAAGAAAGTATTCCCAATCTTTAATAATGATTTTACTCACTCCTTTGGTATCTTCATGAAACACGATTTGGCAAAATTCATCTACAAATGGAACTAAAATATTTTTCTTTTTTAGTTGTGGTATAAGTCGGATTTCTAGTATGCCATGAGCCGAGGTTTCCATGTAATCAAATACATTACCAATAAGATTCCCTTTTGTATCATAAACCTCTTTATTTTTGATTTTGAAAAAATATAATTCATCCTTTTGTTCCAAAACCTGAATAGGAATACAAACCCAACTTCCAATTATTGTATCAGGCAAGGGTTCATAAAACTCGATGAATAACCCCATGCGTTTTTTTCGTATAACACGTTCCAAAATTCGAATTTTAAATATTCGATATTTTAGTAATTGAGAAGTTCTTATAAAACCTTCAGAAGAAACATCATATTGAATGTTTTTTTTCTCTTGCTTGGTTTTGAAGTTTCGTCCTTTTCCCAATAACTGAACTACAAAAGCATCAAAAGGAATTTCAATCTCTTGAAGGGAATCACCTTTGGTTGAAACAATAAGTTCGTTTTTATTTACGAAAAAATCTTGGATAAATCCAATAGGGATCAAAGACTCTAATCCAATTTTGCTCAATTTAGTCTATGATTTCAACAGAATAGTTTTTTTTGTCCCGATTATTAACTGCTTGAATAATCATACGAATGGCTCTAATCACACTTCCATTTTTTCCAATGATTTTTCCCACATCGTCGGGATGAACCCGAATTTCTATGATGGTTTCTTGTGTTCCCTCGACTTTTTGAATTTTCACTTCTTCAGGATGTTGGACTAATCCTCTAATTACGTAATCCAAATACTTTACGGGTTCTAAGTTTACTGCATTAGGATTGATTTTTCTCATTCTGATTTGCTTTGGATTTCAACCGAGCTTGGTATTTTTGTTCTTCTTTTTTTAATACAAAATTGGGGATAACAACACCTGCTTTTTTGAAAATTGCCAATACCGTTTCAGTTGGCCAAGCCCCTTGATTTAACCAATATTCAGCTCTTTCTTTTTGAACTTTGTAAAGAATTTCTTTTTCATTCGCAGAAGGGTTATAAAATCCGACGGATTCAATGTATTTTCCATCTCTTCTTTTTCTCGAATCCACCACTACAATTCGATAAATGGGCTTTTTCTTTTTTCCAAACCTATGCAATCGTATCTTTACCACAAAAACCATAGATTATATGGGTAATCTTATGTCAAACAAAATCAAATTTGTATTTTCATGATAATTGAATGTTTTTTTCTTTATTTTTAATTTATTAAACTCATGGAGAAACTTCATAACCAAGAGATAGAACAAATTTTACAAACTGAACTAAAACAATGGCAATGGAAAGATGATCGTTTAATACGCACGTATCATTTTAAAGATTTTAAACATGCTTTGAGTTTTATGGTATTGTGCGGACTAAAATGTGAACAGATGGATCACCATCCCGATTGGAAAAATGTCTACAACAAAGTCTTCATAGAACTTTATACACATTCGCTAAATGGAATTTCTTCAAAAGATGTCGAATTAGCCAAATATATGGAAGGAGTTTATCAAAAGTTTATGCCTTGACTTGCTTTAATACTTCAGTGGGATAACTACTTAGGGTATTTTCTACTTCTTTTTTGACTCTTGTTTTGGTCCATTTAAGGGATTTTCCTACAAATTCTGCTATGTTCGTTAAAACATTCTTATCGGGGACTCCGTAGGTTCCATAGCCTATTCTTCTTCTTACAATATCTTCTAAGGTTCGAGCTCCTTCATATTCAAAAGCAAACTGGACCTGAGCATAAAGTTCACGATTGGGAAATGAATCATCAATGGGTTTTGCCAATTTTGGATTTTCGTGGATGAGCTTCAATATTTCAATATGCTCAGTCCCATAGAGAGAGATCAAATACTTATGTTGTTCAGAGTTAATTTCTTTGATTTTGAATTCTTTCAAAGCAAAATCTTCATATACTGAAAATGGATTCGAATATCCAGGCGAACCAAAAAGAGGAAGAATGGAGGTATCAACGTTTTTCGATGTTCTTTGGAATTCAGGAAATTCCATGTAGATTTCTTGAAGAACATCTTCTCCGATTTTTCTTGCGGTGGTCCACTTTCCCCCTACGACACTGAAAAGTCCTTTCCAACCATCTTTTTTGTGGCTGAAAACTTGATGTTTTCTTGTCGCTAAATAGGTTTGATTTTGAGAGTAAAGTAAAGGTCGAATCCCTATGATGACATCTTGAATTTGTTCTTTTGTGATCATTTTTTTTTCGAAGGTCTGATTGATTTCTTGAATGAATGTTTCAATCTCTTCTTTTGTCGGTTGAAGATCATCAGGATCTCCATCAAAAGGAGTATCCGTTGGACCAATCAACGAAAAATCAAGCCATGGTATGATGAAAAAATGCCTTTTGGACTTTGTTCGAAGTAAAACGGCTGATTTTACGTTCCAAATAGGTTTTGTAAGAAAGTGTATCCCCGTCGATCTTTTCAGAATCTTGACGGGCTGGCCAAATATTCTTGATAACAACAAATCAGCCCAAGGACCAGTCGCATTTACAAATACCTTTGCCTTGAAGGTAGCAGTTTTTCCCGTGAGGGTATCTTTTACTTCGACCCCTCTTAATTGAGAGAGATGATGATTCTTTTCAACAAGAAAATTTTCAATCTCTACGTGATTATAAAACTTTGCTCCCTTTTCATGGGCACTTTTTAGAAACGCCAAAGCAAGTCTTTCTGGATGGATATTCAAGGCATCATAATACAAAAACCCTCCCTTAGTTAACTCTCTTAATTCTGGGAGGATTTGGTCGATTTCGCTTTTCCCAAGAAATTTTGAATTCGGTATGTAGGATTCTTCGGGTAAATATCGATTTCGATCAAAAGACAATAGATCATAAGTTTTTAATCCCAAAAAGAGAAAAAAAGGATTTGGTTTCGTCCAAGGCAACACTGGGATTAAAAAAGAAAGAGGCTTTACCAAATGAGAAGCCGAGAGCATCAAAATCCTTCTTTCTTTCAATGACTCACGAACCAGATCAAACTCAAAATTTTCTAGATAACGTAATCCTCCATGAATGAGTTTTGAAGTCGAAGCACTGGTTGCGCAGTAAAAGTCATTTTTCTCAATTAGTCCCACAGAGTGCCCACGTTCAGCAGCTTCCCTAGCAATTGCTAAACCTAAAATCCCACCACCAATGATCAAAATGTCAAAGTCTTCCGAACCTTGAATAGCCGTATTGATTTTCAAAGAAAACATGACTTACATTCGCTTTTTAATCAAAACTTTTCTTTCAATCTCGAAAATTTTGTTGGGGATTTTTTCTTTTCCTAAATCCTTTTTGTCATTCTCTTTTATGAACAAGTCTTCTCCATATTTGTCTAAAGCTTCGATTGTTTTGATGTTTTTGACCCCTATGAGCTGTATCTGAAGTATTCCTGTTCCGGGAATGGGTCCTTCTTCTTTTCCTATAATTCGTGATATTGCTCCAATGGTATCTCCCGCAAAAGAAGGTTGGGTATGATATCCTTCTGTGTAACCCAAATCCCAAATCATGTTTTCCGTAAGATCCCGGGATGCAAGTCCCACCAACCAACCAAAGACCAATCCTCCATATACGATCGGTTCACCACTCATTGGTCCACTCAGACTTGTTGAATATAAGCGATCATAGTGTAAGGGATGAGTATTTCCTACCCGATAGGTCCATGCAATGTGTTCTTCTGTGATCGTCCTCATGTTTTTATGAACGAAAATTTGACCTACCTCAAAATCTTCAAAATAAGTGTTATTTAAAGTATAATTAGCAATAATGCTTTGATCAATATTCTGAAGTTTCAATTCTGGTAGTTCTAATTGTGGATCAAGAACCTCAGGAAATTCTTTAGGATATTCTACAATATTGGTTTTTTCTTTGGATGGAGCTACCATGATTTTTCGCTCGTATTGTATTACTACTTCTCCATTCTGATTTATGCCAATTGTTTTAACATGAACAATTCCGGGTTTGTCTTCTTTTGATTTTTTGGAGATCACTTTTGTTCTAGCACGAAGGGTATCCCCAGGATATACTGGTTTCAAAAACTGAACGTTGTAGTATCCCAAGTTAGCAATCGCTTTTTCTGAGTCGTTTTGAACTCCCAACGACAAAGTAATATTAAACACCAAAAGAGGATGAACCAACAGATCACGAAAACCATGAGCTCTCGCATAAACTTCACTCAAAAATAGAGGAGAAGCTTCATGAAAGGTAGTAGCATATTCGATAGCAAAACTTTTAGTTATTGTGATTCCTCTTGGATGAATGAAAACATCCCCATCATGATAATCATCCAAATACCTTCCATATTCCTTTTGTATGATTTTTTCTTTGGAAAAGGGAACACTTTTGGATTTTTCTTGGATTTCAGGATATTTTATTTTTATCATAAATGCGTAATTTTCTAAGTAATTCAACAATCAATTATTTTATTTACATTTGTTTCAGAATTTAACAAAAAAATGATTATGAATCTCAATAAAATTTATGATGGACTATGATACAAAAAAAATTTGATTTGATTTTTAAGAGAATTCAATTTTAATTGCATTAGATCATTAAAAGGAGGTGAATTATGTTTAGAGGAGACTTAGTGGATTTACTTATATTTTTTACCATTGCCTTCGCGGTAGGTATGGTTATATACATAATTTTTATGTTAAGAAAAAAGACATAATCAAGGCTGATAAACACTCGATGAAAAGAGTGGAGTTTCTTTTGAGGTTTTGAAGGATTTTGAAACTTTTTCTCTATAAAGTGGCAAAAGTTGGGGGAATTTCTTCAAACAATCCTCAGATGAAAAAAAAGAAATTTTTAACTTATGGAAATGGGGTTGGGTTAAACACAACATCTTATGATCATTACGATGAGTTGTGATGATACCTTCAAGAGTATCAAGAAAAACACCCACCAATTCC
The sequence above is a segment of the Leptospiraceae bacterium genome. Coding sequences within it:
- the rplS gene encoding 50S ribosomal protein L19, with the translated sequence MNSQQEVNNQEQLSEGTQEDTTKEKTEHSKIFINGKPIKVKKSPLFEKKKWVDFRPGDTIRVHTIIKEGDKERIQIFEGTVIRIRGEDLNKTFTVRRISHGVGVERTFPYHSPWIANIELVKKGKVRRARLYYLREKIGKSAKVKEVYQ
- the trmD gene encoding tRNA (guanosine(37)-N1)-methyltransferase TrmD gives rise to the protein MFLFQIITLFPERFEAYFHTGLPKRALKNQIINYRIANLLDFAIVKNKKKIIDGKPFGGGTGMILRIEPVDRALRSFENSYPVIAMTPGGILLTQDFILSLHDELKKNQIHGLTFLSGYYEGFDQRILDHLVDLEVSIGDFVLNSGDLAILCFIDAFMRYLPGFVGKPQSLEEESFSLEYKEEKKLLEYPQYTKPREYKGWKVPEILLSGNHSLIDKWRKEKSLERTNRRKLRWNLNLRGLKNEHRTNE
- a CDS encoding PRC-barrel domain-containing protein, with translation MSKIGLESLIPIGFIQDFFVNKNELIVSTKGDSLQEIEIPFDAFVVQLLGKGRNFKTKQEKKNIQYDVSSEGFIRTSQLLKYRIFKIRILERVIRKKRMGLFIEFYEPLPDTIIGSWVCIPIQVLEQKDELYFFKIKNKEVYDTKGNLIGNVFDYMETSAHGILEIRLIPQLKKKNILVPFVDEFCQIVFHEDTKGVSKIIIKDWEYFLET
- a CDS encoding KH domain-containing protein encodes the protein MRKINPNAVNLEPVKYLDYVIRGLVQHPEEVKIQKVEGTQETIIEIRVHPDDVGKIIGKNGSVIRAIRMIIQAVNNRDKKNYSVEIID
- the rpsP gene encoding 30S ribosomal protein S16 — its product is MVKIRLHRFGKKKKPIYRIVVVDSRKRRDGKYIESVGFYNPSANEKEILYKVQKERAEYWLNQGAWPTETVLAIFKKAGVVIPNFVLKKEEQKYQARLKSKANQNEKNQS
- a CDS encoding 4a-hydroxytetrahydrobiopterin dehydratase encodes the protein MEKLHNQEIEQILQTELKQWQWKDDRLIRTYHFKDFKHALSFMVLCGLKCEQMDHHPDWKNVYNKVFIELYTHSLNGISSKDVELAKYMEGVYQKFMP
- a CDS encoding glycerol-3-phosphate dehydrogenase/oxidase — protein: MFSLKINTAIQGSEDFDILIIGGGILGLAIAREAAERGHSVGLIEKNDFYCATSASTSKLIHGGLRYLENFEFDLVRESLKERRILMLSASHLVKPLSFLIPVLPWTKPNPFFLFLGLKTYDLLSFDRNRYLPEESYIPNSKFLGKSEIDQILPELRELTKGGFLYYDALNIHPERLALAFLKSAHEKGAKFYNHVEIENFLVEKNHHLSQLRGVEVKDTLTGKTATFKAKVFVNATGPWADLLLSRIFGQPVKILKRSTGIHFLTKPIWNVKSAVLLRTKSKRHFFIIPWLDFSLIGPTDTPFDGDPDDLQPTKEEIETFIQEINQTFEKKMITKEQIQDVIIGIRPLLYSQNQTYLATRKHQVFSHKKDGWKGLFSVVGGKWTTARKIGEDVLQEIYMEFPEFQRTSKNVDTSILPLFGSPGYSNPFSVYEDFALKEFKIKEINSEQHKYLISLYGTEHIEILKLIHENPKLAKPIDDSFPNRELYAQVQFAFEYEGARTLEDIVRRRIGYGTYGVPDKNVLTNIAEFVGKSLKWTKTRVKKEVENTLSSYPTEVLKQVKA
- a CDS encoding MaoC family dehydratase — its product is MIKIKYPEIQEKSKSVPFSKEKIIQKEYGRYLDDYHDGDVFIHPRGITITKSFAIEYATTFHEASPLFLSEVYARAHGFRDLLVHPLLVFNITLSLGVQNDSEKAIANLGYYNVQFLKPVYPGDTLRARTKVISKKSKEDKPGIVHVKTIGINQNGEVVIQYERKIMVAPSKEKTNIVEYPKEFPEVLDPQLELPELKLQNIDQSIIANYTLNNTYFEDFEVGQIFVHKNMRTITEEHIAWTYRVGNTHPLHYDRLYSTSLSGPMSGEPIVYGGLVFGWLVGLASRDLTENMIWDLGYTEGYHTQPSFAGDTIGAISRIIGKEEGPIPGTGILQIQLIGVKNIKTIEALDKYGEDLFIKENDKKDLGKEKIPNKIFEIERKVLIKKRM